A region of Staphylococcus sp. IVB6181 DNA encodes the following proteins:
- the rsmA gene encoding 16S rRNA (adenine(1518)-N(6)/adenine(1519)-N(6))-dimethyltransferase RsmA has translation MMHKDIATPTRTRALLDKYQFDFKKSLGQNFLIDVNIIHKIIEASAIDENTGVIEVGPGMGSLTEQLAKHAKKVVAFEIDQRLIPVLEDTLSPYDNVTVINEDILKANVVEAVQAHLSDCDKIMVVANLPYYITTPILLNLMSQTLPIDGYVVMMQKEVGERLNAQVGTKAYGSLSIVAQYYTETSKVLTVPKTVFMPPPNVDSIVVKLMKREAPVVSVDDEDRFFKMTKAAFSQRRKTIANNYQSLFTDGKQQKDRIKDWLESSEIDPRRRGETLSIKEFAHLYNNLKKFPELEF, from the coding sequence ATGATGCATAAAGATATCGCAACACCGACGCGAACGCGTGCATTGCTGGATAAATATCAATTTGATTTCAAGAAGAGCTTGGGACAAAACTTCTTAATTGATGTGAATATTATTCATAAAATTATTGAGGCCAGTGCCATTGATGAAAATACAGGTGTCATTGAAGTAGGACCGGGGATGGGATCATTAACCGAACAACTCGCAAAACATGCGAAAAAAGTTGTCGCATTTGAGATTGATCAGCGTTTGATTCCTGTCTTAGAGGATACTTTATCTCCTTATGACAATGTGACGGTAATTAATGAAGATATTTTAAAAGCGAATGTAGTAGAAGCGGTACAAGCGCACTTATCAGATTGCGATAAAATTATGGTTGTTGCGAATTTGCCGTATTATATCACAACACCGATATTGTTGAACTTAATGTCGCAGACACTGCCGATTGACGGCTATGTGGTCATGATGCAAAAAGAAGTCGGTGAACGTTTAAATGCCCAAGTAGGTACGAAGGCTTACGGCTCATTATCGATTGTAGCCCAGTATTATACAGAGACTTCAAAAGTATTAACTGTACCTAAGACAGTCTTTATGCCGCCGCCGAATGTAGATTCTATTGTCGTGAAATTGATGAAGCGAGAAGCACCGGTGGTATCGGTGGATGATGAAGATCGTTTCTTTAAAATGACTAAAGCTGCATTCAGCCAAAGACGCAAGACGATCGCGAATAATTACCAAAGTTTATTTACTGACGGCAAACAACAAAAAGATCGCATTAAAGACTGGTTGGAAAGCAGTGAAATCGATCCAAGACGCCGCGGTGAAACATTATCTATAAAAGAATTTGCGCATTTGTACAATAACTTGAAAAAATTCCCAGAATTAGAGTTTTAA
- the rnmV gene encoding ribonuclease M5, whose translation MKINEFIVVEGRDDTERVKRAVECDTIETNGSAISWETLDVIRNAQETRGVIVLTDPDFPGDKIRNTIREHVPGVKHAYIDREKAKSRRGKIGVEHASVDAIKEALMHVSSPFEEGMESISKDVLIDLGLIVGADARHKRAVLGRKLHIGHSNGKQLLKKLNAFGYTEQDVREALNEDKGSEHK comes from the coding sequence TTATCGTGGTTGAAGGCCGTGATGACACAGAACGTGTGAAGCGTGCTGTAGAGTGCGATACAATTGAAACCAATGGCAGTGCAATCAGTTGGGAAACTTTAGATGTCATCCGCAATGCGCAGGAAACAAGAGGCGTCATTGTATTAACTGATCCTGATTTCCCGGGTGATAAAATACGTAATACTATACGCGAACATGTACCGGGTGTAAAACATGCTTATATTGACCGTGAAAAAGCAAAAAGCAGACGCGGAAAAATCGGTGTAGAACATGCGTCTGTGGATGCGATTAAAGAAGCGCTGATGCATGTGTCATCTCCATTTGAAGAGGGCATGGAATCCATCAGCAAAGATGTCTTAATTGATTTAGGTTTGATTGTCGGTGCAGATGCAAGACATAAGCGTGCAGTACTCGGCCGTAAATTACATATTGGACATTCAAATGGCAAGCAGCTGTTGAAAAAACTGAATGCTTTCGGCTATACCGAACAAGATGTGCGTGAAGCATTAAACGAAGATAAAGGAAGTGAGCATAAATGA